GAACGATTTGTCGAACACCTGAATGGGCAGTTCGCCATTGCGATTTGGACAGATTTAAACAATGTTTGATTCTAGTTCGCGACCGGAACGGGAATTCGTCCGTTGTTCTATACAGAGGTGGCGGAAGACTGATTTTCGCCTCAGGAGGTAAAGGCGCTCTTCGCCTTGCCTGATGTACAACGGCGCATTGATGCGCACTGGCTGAGACATGTACGTTTTGGAGTCCGCTTGCACCCAGAAGCGCGTTTGAGGAGTAACCGTCATCGCTCACCCGGACATTTAATGGTTATCGCAAATGGCATCGAAGACTGTATTGCTATTGGGACTGGAAATTTCCCGAAGCGGAACCGGGGCAACATCGCGGCCGGGAGCGTAGCGAGGCGGGCTACGCGGCGAGCTACGCGAACTCCTGATCGATGCTGTTCGACTGCAGCTCAGGGCTGACGTTCCAGTTGGCGCCTATTTAAGCGGTGGGCTCGATTCTTCGATTATTACTTCAATCGTTCGCAAATTTTCCGATACGCCGGTGCGTACGTTTTCGCTCACGTTTGAGGACGCGGAATTTGACGAGAGTCAACACCAAGAGGAAATGGTCAAATTTCTCGGTACCGAGCACACATCGATAATGCACCTCGTGCGGATATAGCAAATGCATTTCCGCGCACAATATGGCACACCGAATCGACGATCGTTCGCACCGCGCCAGCGCCGCTCATGCTACTTTCCGGACATGTTCGCGAAGCTGGTTACAAAGTAGTTTTGACTGGCGAAGGTGCCGATGAGGTTTTCGGCGGCTACGATTTGTTCAAAGAGGCTAAAATTCGCCGATTCTGGGCAAGATCGCCTGATTCAACTTGGCGACCGCGCATTCTTGAGCGGCTGTATCCCTATTCCCGCCACTCCCCCGGCAACCGGTCGAGCGTTTACGCAGGCTTTCTTTCGTGAGGGAATGGAGCATATAGACCAGCCGTACTTTGCCCATATACCGCGTTGGACTACGACCCGGCGCATCTGCCAGTTTTTCTCTGACGAAATGCGGCACTCATTGGCGACTGGAATCCTTACGAAGCAATCATGGGCACGCTGCCTAGCGACATGAATCAATGGCAGCCGATGGCACGCGACCAGTATATCGAGGCCCATACCCTCATGACAGGATATCTTCTTTGTTCGCAAGGCGACCGAGTAGGCATGGCAAACTCAATCGAAGGCCGTTTCCCCTTCCTTGATCATCGCCTGATTGAGTTTGCAAACCGACTGCCGCCGCAATTGAAGTTGCATGGACTTACCGAAAAATACCTTTTGAAGAAGTCGGTGGCAGGTTTGCTGCCTGAGTCGGTGCGAACCCGTACCAAACAACCTTACCGGGCGCCGGATAGCCATAGCTTCTTCAATGACGGAAAGCCGGTGGATTACGTCGATGACTTGCTCAGCGCATCGAAAATCAAGGCTGCCGGGTACTTCGATGCCGGCGCGACAGGAAAATTATTCGAGAAGTGTCGTGCGGGCCGCGCCATCGGGTTTGCAGACAATATGGCGTTTGTCGCTATTTTATCGACCATGTTATTGCATGAGCAATTCGTTGGCGGTCATGGTATCGGCACGCTTGAGCAAAAGCCTGCTTCCACCCGGCTCGCCGGCTGAAGGTGGTTTTCGGAGAAAAGCATGCTTCTTCACCATTTCTTCAATCAAACGGCGCACCGGAATCCCGACAAACTTGCACTTGTCTGCGACCAAGTCAGGTACACGTTTACGGACGTACAAAAACGAGTCGATCAGCTCGCGGCAGTTCTGCTCGCACGTGGCGTCAGGCGTGGAGATCGCGTCGCCCTATTTCTGGATAACGGCATCGAGTTGGTCGCCGGCATATTTGCCAGCTTGCAGATCGGCGCGGTTTTCATGCCGATCAATGCGCTTACCAAACACGACAAACTTGCGTTCATGTTGAACGATGCTCGTGCCAGCGCATTGATTACGCACACGGCGTTGAGCGCAGTCTGGCAGCCGGCACTGACTGAAAGCGTAACCATCCACACATGCATTGTGGCCGGCGATATTGATGCAAACCCCGCGGATAGCCGATTTTCTGACCGATGCCTGACATACCCGCTGGCCAGTGAGCATGCACAATACCGGCATACTGTGCCGCCGACGATAGACCAGGATCTTGCCAGCCTTATCTACACCTCCGGCTCCACCGGCAATCCAAAAGGGGTCATGCTGACTCACCTGAATATGGTTTCGGCGGCACGATCCGTTAGCGAGTACCTTGAGCTCAAGGGCAGCGACATCATTCTTTGCGCACTACCGCTTGCGTTCGACTACGGTCTGTACCAATTGTTGATGGCATTCAAGGTCGGAGCCACGCTGGTACTGGAGCGCTCATTCACCTTTCCCATCAAGGTGCTCGAACGTATGGCAACCGAACGCGTTACCGTATTTCCCGGGGTGCCTACGATGTTCTCGCTGTTAATGAATTTAAAAGGCGTGGACAAATTCGATTTGTCATCCCTGCGCATAATCACCAATACTGCGGCAGCCTTGTCGGAAGAGCATATTCGGCGCCTGCGCGTGCTGTTTCCCGCGACAATTTTATTTTCAATGTACGGACTTACCGAGTGCAAGCGAGTCACCTTTCTTCCGCCCAATTGATATGCGTCCGACAAGTGTCGGCCGCGGCATGCCAAATGAAGAAGTGTGGCTGGTCAACGATGCCGGGCAACGACTGCCGAACGGTAGTACCGGCGAGCCGTGATTCGCGGCTCGAATGTGATGCGTGGATATTGGGAGAATCGGGTTGAAACCGCCAAGCGGTTGAAGCCGGGACCGATTCCCGGTGAATTGGTTCTCTACTCCGGGGACTTGTTTCGTACCGACGACGAGGGTTGGCTCTACTTTGTCGCACGCCGCGATGACATCATCAAAAGCCGCGGAGAAAAAGTGAGCCCTCGCGAGGTCGAAAATGCAATCTACAGCCTGGATGGCGTGTTGGATGCTGTGGTGGTGGGCATAAGCGACGACTTGCTGGGCGAGGCGGTCAAAGCGTTTATCGTTCAAAAGGAAGGTTACAACCTGAGCGAACGCGATGTGATCAAACACTGTCTGGGCAGGCTGGAGAATTTTATGGCGCCAAAATATGTTGAATTTGTTGCAGAATTGCCCGTAACAAATACAGGTAAAATCAAACGCATTGGTCTCAAGTGAATGCTGGATCGTGGGCTACGTTTCAAAAGCCGCAGCGACCGGGGAAAGATTCCTGCAAGGAACGGAATTGGCCCGCGGTGAATTCCTTTGAAGATATTCGTGTGACAAAGTCTGGTTTTGTAAGGGCGTCAGAACAAAAGAGGCGTTCACACCGCGCGCCAAACGTAGAGTTTTTACAATAAAATTAGCGACCGATCAAATTTTGTTTCCCACCTTTCCGCGGGAACGGATTGAAACAGATATCTTGGCGTGATTGCCCGTCGCAGAATTGAAAAACGATTTGCGGTGCTTTAGGCTCATGCATGTTCGGTGCCGTTATCGGCAATCAGTCGCAGTGAGCTCAATCCAGAACAGCGCGAGGACCTATGCAAGACATCAAGGATTTGGTACGCAAGTTTTTGCTTGACAACTTCGTCATGGGCAGCAACGCGGTCATTGCCAACGAGACCTCCTTCATGGATAGCCACATACTCGATTCCACCGGCTTCATAGAATTGATTCTTTTCATCGAGGAGACGTTCGGGATCAAAGTCGACGACGCCGAGATGCTGGCGGAAAAACTTTGACAGCCCACCAATATCGAAGGTTATGTTGACGCAAGCGCACCGTTCCAGCGTTAACTGATTGCGCAACGGACCCATGGCAATGCAATGACTTCCCCAAGACTGCACGCCAACGTATTAGCCCTTGACTGCGCGGTCGAGGTGGATCGCATTGCGCGCCGCATGTCGGAAATCGTGGGTAGCGAATTGCGCCGACGCGGTGTCGTCATCGCCATTTCCGGTGGGGCCGACAGTTCAGTTTGTGCAGCTCTTGCAGTTCGCGCATTCGGCGCCTCAAAAGTCTATGGGTTGATGCTGCCCGAGACCGACTCGTCGTCGAACAGCCTGAGGCGCGGAAAAATGGTAGCAGACCAGTTCGACATTCCCTATGGCGTGGAAGATATCGCGCCGACGCTGGAGGCGCTTGGATGTTACTGCTGGCGGGATGACGATGCGTGCCGTTTTTCCCAATTTCGACCGGGCTGGAAAAGCAAGATCATATTGCCGGTGGGCGCAATGGTACTTTCAATTATTTCGTTGGTCGTCCAGTCGCCCGAAGGCGACTTTCGCGAACTGCGCCTGCCGCCGCGGGAATATTTGCAGATTGTTGCAGCTACCAATTTCAGCCAGCGGGTGCGAAAGACCGTCGAATACTTTCACGCCGATCGCCTCAACTATGCCGTCATCGACACCCCAACCGGCTGGAATATGATCAGGATTCTTTGTCAAAAACGGGGATGGAGCGGCTGATCTTAAGCCCATCGCACATTTATTCAAGACCCAGGTTTATGCACTGGCAAGATATCTGGGCGTTCCGGAGGAAGTCTGTAACGCGATGCCGACAACCGACACATACAGCTTGCACCAGGGGCAGGATGAGTTTTATTTTTCCTTGGCCTACGACAAGATGGACGTTGCATTATGGGCGTTCAATCATGACGTGCCTGAAGCAGAATTGGCCACCTATCTGGACATTCCCATTGACCAGGCTACTTTCATATATAAGGACATCGTCGCCAAGCGCCATGCGACACGCTATCTTCATGCAAAGGCTATGCTGGTGGAGCCTATAGGCGAGATTTCTGCTTGATCAAAGGCGCGCACACAGAAATCGAGACAGCGATGGTTCCGGAAGCTGGCAATACGAGTGACGCGAGCGGCATGGCAAGCGCGCGGAGTATGACGCCTGATGCGTTGGCGCTGTTTAATTGCCATTTGAATGAGCTCAAGTCTGCTGTCGAGTTTCTTCCGGACAAACCTGAAGAAACGCCGATAACTACCCTTGCAGCCCTTTGGCAACTTGCTGCCGGCAATTCAGTTTCGGTGCAGCGCGCCGCTGTTGGGGCACTGCCCTCGTTGGATGATACGCAAATTACAAACCTGGCCAAGTTCGTGCGAGCGCGTATTGAGGGTACGCCCTTGGCTTACCTTACCCAGCGCCAACAATTCATGGGTTTGGAACTGATCGTCACGGCAGAGGCGTTAATCCCCCGCAATGAAACCGCTTTGCTCGGCAATGCTGCGCTGATACAGGTACGGGAGATTGTCCAAAACCAAGGACGAGCCAGAGTACTCGATATTTGTACCGGATCGGGCAATGTCGCGCTAGCCCTAGCCTCGCATGAACCTGCCGCGCATGTTTGGGCTGCCGATCTTTCCGAAGACGCGATCGCATTGGCGCGCCGCAATCTTGCGTTGCTGGATCTCGGTACCCGCGTCGAATTTCGCTCAGGCGACCTTCTGACGCCATTTGATACACCAGAATTTCACACACCATCGATTTATTTGTCTGTAACCCCCTTACATATCCAGCGGCAAGGTCGATGGCATGGCCGGGAAATCATTGGCCATGAACCACGTCTTGCCTTTGACGGCGGGCCGCCCGGTATTCGAATACTACTGCGACTGGCTGCCGAGGCGCCCCGATTTTGCGTCCCGGCGGCGTCCTGCCTTTGAAGTCGGGGTTGGACAGGGTCCGGGTATTCGTAAGCGCCTGGAGCACAGTG
The genomic region above belongs to Betaproteobacteria bacterium and contains:
- a CDS encoding acyl carrier protein — encoded protein: MQDIKDLVRKFLLDNFVMGSNAVIANETSFMDSHILDSTGFIELILFIEETFGIKVDDAEMLAEKL
- a CDS encoding HemK family protein methyltransferase → MIKGAHTEIETAMVPEAGNTSDASGMASARSMTPDALALFNCHLNELKSAVEFLPDKPEETPITTLAALWQLAAGNSVSVQRAAVGALPSLDDTQITNLAKFVRARIEGTPLAYLTQRQQFMGLELIVTAEALIPRNETALLGNAALIQVREIVQNQGRARVLDICTGSGNVALALASHEPAAHVWAADLSEDAIALARRNLALLDLGTRVEFRSGDLLTPFDTPEFHTPSIYLSVTPLHIQRQGRWHGREIIGHEPRLAFDGGPPGIRILLRLAAEAPRFCVPAASCL